One Aphelocoma coerulescens isolate FSJ_1873_10779 chromosome 6, UR_Acoe_1.0, whole genome shotgun sequence DNA window includes the following coding sequences:
- the OIT3 gene encoding oncoprotein-induced transcript 3 protein isoform X2: MFQYLFFCIYFVIQLQPVSSMALDPCSAYISLNEPWRNTDHRINGSHGQPTCDSGIDGEWYRFTGMAGDAMPTFCIPENHCGTHAPIWMNGSHPRQADGIVQRQACASFSGNCCLWNTTIEVKACLGGYYVYHLSKPSVCFHAYCGHFYDICDVVDCQGSCLDTGDCTCSPGTTLGPDGQTCLDENECEQSNGGCSEFCVNLKNSFRCECGVGRTLGSDGKTCEEIEGCHNNNGGCSHTCIEVEDTYQCECPRGLVLSEDNHTCQIPVLCKSSSIEVSIPKDLVGGLDLSLINTSCKGVSNGTHVNIHFSLKSCGTVVDVINDKIIATNLVTGLPKQTPGSNGDIIVRTSKLLIPVTCEFPRRYTISEGYVPNLKNSPLEIMSRSQGIFPFTLEIFKDKDFDEPYRGALPTLKLRDSLYFGIEPLVHVSGLETLVESCFATPTSKIDEILKYYLIQDGCVSDESVKQYTSKDHLAKHFQVPVFKFVGKDNKSLRGFTHS; this comes from the exons ATGTTCCAGTACTTGTTTTTCTGTATCTACTTTGTTATCCAGCTCCAGCCAGTGTCTTCAATGG ccctggacccctgctcTGCCTACATCAGCCTGAACGAGCCGTGGCGGAACACGGACCACCGGATCAACGGCTCGCACGGGCAGCCCACGTGCGACAGCGGCATCGACGGGGAGTGGTACCGCTTCACGGGCATGGCGGGCGACGCCATGCCCACCTTCTGCATCCCCGAGAACCACTGCGGCACCCACGCCCCCATCTGGATGAACGGCAGCCACCCGCGCCAGGCCGATGGCATCGTCCAGCGCCAGGCCTGCGCCAGCTTCAGTGGGAACTGCTGCCTCTGGAACACCACCATCGAGGTCAAGGCCTGCCTGGGAGGCTACTACGTGTACCACCTCAGCAAGCCCAGCGTCTGCTTCCACGCCTACTGTGGGC ATTTTTATGATATCTGTGATGTGGTGGATTGCCAGGGCTCCTGCCTGGACACTGGTGACTGCACGTGTTCCCCGGGTACGACCCTGGGACCTGATGGACAGACATGCCTTG atgaaaatgaaTGTGAGCAGAGCAACGGAGGCTGCAGCGAGTTCTGTGTTAACCTGAAGAATTCCTTCCGCTGTGAGTGCGGGGTCGGGCGCACGCTGGGAAGTGATGGGAAAACCTGTGAAG aAATTGAAGGCTGTCACAATAACAACGGAGGCTGCAGCCATACCTGCATTGAAGTGGAAGACACCTACCAGTGTGAATGTCCCAGGGGACTCGTTCTGTCAGAAGACAACCACACTTGCCAAA TTCCAGTGCTGTGCAAGTCCAGCTCTATTGAGGTGAGCATCCCAAAGGACCTAGTTGGAGGCCTGGACCTTTCCCTCATCAACACCTCGTGCAAGGGCGTGTCCAATGGCACTCATGTCAACATCCATTTCTCCTTGAAGTCCTGTGGTACTGTTGTAGAT GTAATAAATGATAAAATCATTGCCACCAACCTGGTGACTGGCCTGCCCAAGCAGACCCCGGGGAGCAATGGGGACATCATTGTCCGCACCAGCAAGCTGCTGATCCCGGTGACCTGCGAGTTCCCGCGCCGCTACACCATCTCCGAGGGCTACGTGCCCAACCTCAAGAACTCTCCCCTGGAAATCATGAGCCGCAGCCAGGGCATCTTTCCCTTCACTCTGGAGATCTTCAAAGACAAAGACTTTGATGAGCCCTACAGGGGTGCTCTTCCCACCCTTAAGCTTCGGGACTCTCTGTACTTTGGGATTGAGCCCTTGGTGCACGTCAGTGGACTGGAGACGCTGGTGGAGAGCTGCTTTGCCACTCCCACCTCAAAAATTGATGAGATCCTGAAGTACTACCTGATTCAAGATGG